A single Drosophila miranda strain MSH22 chromosome XR, D.miranda_PacBio2.1, whole genome shotgun sequence DNA region contains:
- the LOC108152595 gene encoding probable E3 ubiquitin-protein ligase IRF2BPL: MSLQTKRQHCYLCDLPRMPWAMINDFTEAVCRGCVNYEGADRIEVVLDAARQMKRLHPSSKRAHENGEVVVLQQQQQQAVAGLQQVPGSHRGAPSSSAGGPGPSGAPGGPLSLGSSAALGVVAAAAAAAHHHHAAVAAAYQMPVPRIGPPSQQTTSLMDYPVKLEASPHDGAGGVRPVRISHMTPHHMPPNSAQRAASVAQQQQQQQQQQQQQQQQQSGGGGGMAGGGAGSGPTLPPALSVNLKRPSSEDVDDQQQPHGPHAVVPSDAAGPPGVKRSALDDPNGVRPPLTRGESLPAAVSYVPERQLNLRDKQQPVRAPSFDASTFKAGEHLSPASRRNGSSPPSGPLPPRSVHSPNSSGSSSGRRSSGSRHVSSTTVTSTEVGGANAGQAAVSGGLGSGSGGVAGSLGVPGGASNSQLSGGSATPGNGGGPSSMPPGAGAGDGSTAGGSNGGTGIGGGGGPSGSNGSGAVNPGPGSSGSQGTPGMGSGGGAGAGISGAPGGSAASNSAAAAAAAAAQNATLKCTLCQERLEDTHFVQCPSVNHHKFCFPCSRESIKRQNGLGNEVYCPSGDRCPLANSTIPWAFMQGEITTILGEEVKVKKERES, from the exons ATGTCGCTGCAAACGAAACGACAGCACTGTTACCTATGTGACCTGCCCCGCATGCCCTGGGCTATGATCAATGACTTCACGGAGGCGGTGTGCCGCGGCTGCGTCAACTATGAGGGCGCCGACCGCATTGAGGTGGTGCTGGACGCCGCCCGCCAGATGAAGCGCCTCCATCCGAGCAGCAAGCGGGCGCACGAGAACGGCGAAGTGGTCGTcctccagcagcaacaacagcaggcaGTAGCTGGTCTCCAGCAGGTGCCAGGATCGCATCGTGGAGCGCCAAGCAGCAGTGCCGGCGGACCTGGTCCCTCCGGCGCCCCCGGTGGACCCCTCTCGCTGGGCAGCTCCGCGGCACTGGGTGTAGTCGCCGCCGCTGCGGCAGCggcccatcatcatcatgcCGCCGTCGCGGCCGCCTACCAGATGCCCGTGCCACGGATCGGACCTCCGTCGCAGCAGACCACCAGCCTCATGGACTATCCGGTCAAGTTGGAGGCGTCGCCGCATGACGGGGCCGGCGGCGTTCGACCCGTTCGCATCTCCCACATGACGCCCCACCATATGCCGCCCAACTCGGCCCAGAGGGCCGCCTCCGTGgcccagcagcaacagcagcagcagcaacaacagcaacaacaacagcagcaacagtccGGTGGGGGCGGGGGCATGGCCGGCGGTGGAGCCGGCAGTGGACCCACGCTACCGCCCGCCCTTTCCGTCAATCTGAAGCGCCCCTCCTCCGAGGATGTGGACGATCAGCAACAGCCGCATGGCCCCCACGCCGTGGTCCCATCGGATGCGGCTGGTCCACCCGGCGTCAAGAGAAGCGCCCTCGACGATCCCAACGGCGTGCGGCCGCCCCTCACACGCGGCGAATCACTGCCCGCCGCCGTCAGCTACGTACCGGAGCGGCAGCTCAATTTGCGGGACAAGCAGCAGCCGGTGCGGGCGCCCAGCTTCGATGCTTCGACCTTCAAAGCAGGCG AGCACCTGTCCCCGGCCAGTCGACGCAATGGATCTAGCCCGCCCTCGGGACCGCTGCCCCCACGTAGCGTACACTCGCCGAATAGTTCGG GCTCCTCGTCGGGTCGGCGATCGTCGGGCTCCCGGCATGTGTCCAGCACAACCGTCACAAGCACAGAGGTGGGTGGTGCGAATGCCGGGCAGGCGGCCGTATCCGGCGGactgggcagtggcagcggaGGAGTAGCCGGCTCTTTGGGGGTGCCGGGCGGCGCCAGCAACTCCCAGCTGTCCGGTGGCAGTGCCACACCTGGCAACGGGGGCGGACCCTCATCAATGCCACCCGGTGCGGGGGCCGGCGACGGCAGCACGGCCGGGGGCAGTAATGGAGGAACCGGCatcggcggcggcggcggtccGTCCGGCAGCAATGGCAGCGGAGCCGTGAACCCTGGCCCCGGGAGCAGTGGCAGTCAAGGCACGCCAGGCATGGGCAGCGGCGGAGGTGCTGGTGCCGGTATCAGTGGGGCGCCGGGCGGCAGTGCAGCATCAAAttcggcagcggcggcagcggctgcGGCCGCTCAGAATGCCACGCTCAAGTGCACCCTGTGCCAGGAGCGGCTCGAGGACACGCACTTTGTCCAGTGTCCGTCAGTGAATCACCACAAGTTCTGTTTCCCCTGCAGCCGCGAGAGCATTAAGCGGCAGAAT GGACTGGGCAACGAGGTGTACTGTCCGAGTGGCGACCGCTGTCCGCTGGCCAACTCCACCATACCGTGGGCGTTCATGCAAGGCGAGATCACCACCATACTGGGCGAGGAGGTGAAGGTGAAGAAGGAGCGCGAGTCTTAA